TACAAgctcctcttctcttttttcgGTTCTCTGCCCTCATTGCCAAGAaccttcttcctttctttcattaCATAACTAGattcataaaaaaaggaaaaaaaaccacccCTACTACGTCACACAGTCACAGCTGTGtaataaggggaaaaaaaaaacatatttagtcTCAGTCATGCCCTATTTGTGCTTGTAGTTTTGTTCACGACTCAGTCTTTCTATCAACTCCCACACCTCTGTATAcgaatttttctttcttgctttttgTACGTGAGAAAGATAAATACACAGTATGAACGGTTACAGGTGGTGGCTTTGAAGCATtccttttttggttttaaagattggttcaaattattattacttgCCGTTTAGCATTTCCGAAGCCTTCAAAGAATCTGACAAAGGGATCTGTCCATCTATTATCCCTCTCCTCAATTTATATACACACGCATAGATACAAAGAGAAGGCAAAACCTTTATTTAGTAAGACAAGTACTAGTCCTAACTACTAGGTGATCTGCAGcgtttttcttggttttaagATTTTCTGATGGCGTGATTAGTTGCTGCTGCTCGAAAGGTAAAAATGTTATACGGTGAAAAGGATCCTGGGGTTGTGTTGTTTTGCTACTACACTTCTGGGTTCAGTttgcttgattttgtttttcgttTTGGCTTAAATTGAGTAGGTTGTGAACAACATGCTTGTGCTAATTATGAGGCTTTTATTGGATCTTAGGTGTTTAGCcttaaattttggattttagtaAACGTTAAGCCTTTATGCTTTATTTTATTGGTAATCAAACGAGgtcttaattagattttttggaTGATATGTAATTATCCCGGCACCTTTGTCTTTTTATGTTAAGTGCTTTTGACTTGATTTGAATccttttgaaattgaaaggtTCTCTTTTCTTTGGTCTGTTGTTTAAATGTTGCGAGCAAGGTGAATTCAAGATTTTGAGTTCTAGAATTTAATGATCTGTTGTGCCGTGCATTGTTTCTTGGCACCTAAGCAGACATCTGAATTATATATTGGAATTTTGATTATGATTGCGATATCTTAGAATCCGGTTGATATTATGAAGAATATGCTGATGGTGCACAGTACTATAATTGCAGGATTTGAAGAGACGTGTCCCTTGCAGTGTTAAGATATGGCCTCAAGATCATTCAAAGGCACTCGATCAAATCTATCAATTAGCTCGGATGCTGCCGAATCTCACAAACCTCCTCTGCCTCAGACCGTGACATTTGGCCGGAGGACTTCCTCTGGTCGCTATATCAGCTACTCGAGGGATGATCTTGATAGTGAACTTGGGAGTAGTGAATTCATGAACTATACAGTGCACTTACCACCGACCCCTGACAACCAACCCATGGATCCATCTATCTCACAAAAGGTTGAAGAGCAGTATGTCTCAAATTCACTCTTTACAGGCGGTTTTAATAGTGTTACTCGTGCTCATCTCATGGACAAGGTGATTGAATCTGAAGCCAGCCATCCCCAAATGGCTGGTGCTAAGGGATCCTCTTGTGCGATTTCAGGGTGTGATGCCAAGGTGATGAGTGATGAGCGTGGTGTTGATATTCTCCCTTGTGAGTGTGATTTCAAAATATGCCGGGATTGCTTTATTGATGCAGTGAAAATTGGAGGTGGAATTTGCCCTGGTTGCAAGGAGCCTTATAAAAACACCGAATTGGATGAAGTGGCTGTGGACAGTGGAAGGCCTCTTCCACTTCCTCCACCAGGCACAGTGTCCAAAATGGAGAGGAGGTTGTCATTGATGAAGTCAACCAAATCAGCGCTGATGAGAAGCCAGACTGGGGACTTTGATCACAATAGGTGGCTCTTTGAAACAAGGGGAACTTATGGGTATGGCAATGCTATCTGGCCAAGTGATGGGGGTTTCGGCAATGGGAATGATGAGGAAGTTGGCGGGCCCAAAGAATTGATGAACAAGCCATGGAGGCCGCTTACTCGAAAATTAAAGATTCCAGCTGCTATTATCAGTCCATATCGGTACAATCTTCATGTCTAGCATGGTTCTGTTTTCTCTTACTATTCGTAGTATAATGATATTCTTTTCCAAATGTTTAAATTGCTATATCTTCACCTATTTCATTAATTTGGTGCATTGGTATTGGTAGATGGGAAGATAATCACGCTCTGATAAACAAACTTGCACATGCACCGGCAATTGTTGTATCTTACCatggttttttgttatttctttgttGTATCGTCTAGCACTTTGTCATTGGCTTGATGATACTGAGCCATGAGAAACATGCAACTTTGTCTCTCTGACGCCAACAACTTGCCATAGAAATGCAAAACTTTGATACCCATTTGGTCCATGACTCCACAGCCTGTGTTATATATCCACATGTTTATTCATTCAATGATGGTTGGATAAAATCCTAGGCTCATCAATGCCCTTCCATGTTGGGGGGTTAAAAGGTGTTGCTACATCATAGAAATCTCCAACAATTTATATATGCACTCTTTATTCCCCTTCTTAGTCGATCTGCCTTGTTAGTTCTTTCCTTTCTAATCTGATATCTATGTCTGCCAAGCTAATAGCTCACAACTGTCCCTGTAAATATCGAGCATCAAATTTGAGCTCTAGAACTTATTCCAAAGATTTTGTAGAATAGCTGTATCTTTTGAGTGAATTTCCAGGGTcactaaaaaaattctgaaCTGATTGCATTTGTCACCTTGTATTagagaattaattctgaaatcttcttcattATTTGTGTTGTTTCATCAATGATTATTCTGCAATTCTTATGAGGTGCCAGCCACTAACAAATACAgacaagaaaattataaatattttaggacTTGAATCCTAAATGTAATTGTTGAAATCATGCTAACTTGTTACTATGGAATTTGATGTGctaattgaaaaatagatttaggCTCGATGTTGGCAAAGCCAAGATGCTCTAGTTAAGTCATGGCTTATCAACTCCATGACTCCTAATCTTGTGTCACACTTTGTTTAGTGCGGAACAGCAAAGGATGTATGGGATGCTGTTAAGAGGAGAGGAGTTATCTTGATGAATTGAACTCCTCTTAACTGTGCTCATTTAAAATGCTTACATTATTCTGAGAAATAATTTCATTTCCATGAGAGATCCATCCAATTCTCTCTTTTAAAGACCCTGTTCTTTTGTTAACTCTCTAGAGAACTTTTTTTCAGGCCAGCTGCAACTGTTAATTTGACACTTGACTTGAAAACTATGCCTTCCTGTTTCTCTTCTATTGTAATTACCTTCCATGTTGTTTACTAACATTTTTACCTACGGTTTGATTCTACACTATGACAGTTACGCTGATTAATGCCTTGTGCCTCTTGCTGCATCTCTTCTTATAGGCTTCTCATTTTTGTTCGGATTGTTATTCTCGCACTATTCTTGCATTGGAGGATCAGACATCCAAACAACGACGCAATCTGGCTGTGGGGGATGTCAGTGGTTTGCGAGATCTGGTTTGCTTTTTCTTGGCTTTTGGATCAACTTCCAAAGCTATGCCCTATCAATCGTGCTACAGATCTGAAtgtattgaaagataaatttgaAACACCCAGCCCTAGCAACCCCACTGGTAAATCTGATCTCCCTGGCGTAGATGTTTTTGTCTCTACTGCAGATCCAGAAAAAGAACCGCCACTTGTCACTGCAAACACCATCTTATCAATTCTAGCAGCTGATTACCCAGTTGAAAAGCTTTCTTGTTATGTCTCCGATGATGGAGGTGCACTTTTAACATTTGAGGCCATGGCCGAAGCAGCGAGTTTTGCAAATGTATGGGTTCCTTTCTGCCGTAAACATGATATTGAGCCCAGGAATCCAGAATCCTACTTTAGTTTGAAGAGGGATCCTTACAAGAACAAAGTGAAGCAAGATTTTGTCAAGGATCGTCGAAGAGTAAAGCGTGAATATGATGAGTTCAAGGTTCGAATAAATAGCTTGCCTGATTCTATTCGCCGCCGATCTGATGCCTATCATGCTCGGGAGGAAATCAAGGCCATGAAACTTCAGAAACAGCACAAGGACGATGGACCTGTGGAGAGTGTAAAGATTCCAAAAGCTACATGGATGGCAGATGGTACCCATTGGCCAGGGACTTGGCTGAATCCTGCTCCTGAGCACTCTAGGGGTGACCATGCTGGTATAATACAGGTATTAGTTTGGATACAaactgtttttatcattgttcaAGCCATGTGAATGATTACACTAATTTTTAAACCATGTGCGGGTGTGGATTTGGAAATTGCAACAGACTTTCTTATTGTTATTGCTGATTGaacaaatcaattcaattttatgTAAAAGTAGTTGGGATGGGCTACAAGGATTCactttcttcatcttttctaaAAGCTGTTGTACATTCAGCCTTTCTATGTGAGGCTGATTATGTAATTTACTGGATGCAGGTGATGTTGAAACCTCCCAGCGATGAGCCACTACTTGGGACTTCTGATGAAACTAAGATAATGGACTTTACTGATGTTGATATACGTCTCCCATTGCTTGTTTATGTTTCTCGTGAGAAGCGTCCAGGCTATGATCACAACAAGAAGGCAGGGGCCATGAATGCGCTTGTTCGAGCCTCAGCCATTATGTCTAATGGTCCTTTCATTCTTAATCTTGATTGTGATCACTATATTTACAATTCACAGGCAATGAGGGAAGGGATGTGTTTCATGATGGATCGAGGAGGTGATCGCCTCTGTTATGTTCAGTTCCCTCAGAGGTTTGAGGGCATAGACCCTTCTGATCGATATGCTAATCACAACACTGTTTTTTTTGACGTGAACATGCGTGCCCTTGATGGTCTAATGGGTCCTGTCTATGTTGGAACTGGTTGTCTCTTTAGAAGGATTGCTCTTTATGGCTTTGACCCACCACGGGCAAAAGAAGATCACCCTGATTGCTGCAGCTGCTGCTTTGCCCGGCGCAAGAAAAATTCCTCAGTTGCAAACACCCCAGAAGAGAACAGGGCTCTAAGAATGGGTGATTATGATGATGAAGAGATGAACCTCTCCCTGCTCCCTAAGAAGTTTGGCAACTCAACATTCCTCATTGACTCAATCCCAGTGACAGAGTTTCAAGGTCGTCCTCTTGCAGATCACCCAGCTGTTAAGAACGGACGCCCACCTGGTGCTCTCACTATTCCCCGTGAGCTTCTCGATGCATCAACTGTTGCAGAGGCAATCAGTGTCATATCTTGCTGGTATGAAGACAAGACTGAGTGGGGAAATCGAGTTGGGTGGATTTATGGATCTGTTACTGAAGATGTTGTCACTGGGTATAGGATGCACAACAGGGGATGGAAATCAGTTTATTGTGTTACCAAGCGTGATGCCTTCCGTGGCACTGCTCCAATTAACCTCACAGATAGGCTTCATCAAGTTCTCAGGTGGGCTACTGGTTCtgttgaaattttcttttcccGCAACAATGCCCTCTTAGCCAGCCGTAGAATGAAATTTCTTCAGAGGATAGCATATCTGAATGTTGGCATCTATCCCTTCACTTCGATCTTCCTGATTGTGTACTGCTTCCTCCCTGCACTTTCCCTATTCTCTGGCCAGTTCATTGTTCAGACCCTTAATGTCACTTTTCTTGCTTATCTCCTAATAATCACATTGACTCTATGTTTACTTGCTGTGCTTGAAATCAAATGGTCTGGTATCGACCTAGAGGAGTGGTGGAGGAATGAGCAGTTTTGGTTGATTGGAGGGACCAGTGCCCACCTTGCTGCTGTGCTTCAGGGATTGTTGAAAGTCGTTGCAGGGATTGAAATCTCTTTCACCTTGACTTCAAAATCAGGCGgtgatgatgttgatgatgagtTTGCTGATCTCTATGTTGTCAAATGGACATCGCTGATGATACCTCCTATTACAATCATGATGGTCAACTTAATTGCAATAGCAGTTGGATTTAGCCGAACAATTTACAGTGTTATACCGCAGTGGAGTAGATTACTGGGTGGGGTTTTCTTCAGTTTCTGGGTCCTGGCTCATCTCTACCCTTTTGCTAAAGGTCTTATGGGAAGAAGAGGAAGGACACCGACCATTGTTTTTGTGTGGTCAGGACTTATTGCAATCACCATCTCTCTCCTCTGGGTGGCAATCAATCCCCCGTCTGGCACCACCCAAATTGGTGGCTCATTCCAGTTTCCCTGATaggtctttttctttctttttttgtttaatttattcaatggCGTTCCTTTactaaattcttttttcaaaacatctttCTGCTGGAGTACAGGCTAGATATGTTTTTGCACACATTTTGTGTAGTGGCTGTTTACTTTGACAAAAGTTCTAGTGAAAATGGAGACAAGGACTGAGAAGATGGGTAACTGGTTTTCTTGGCACTGTTTTTGGCAATGCATTACATGAAATACTAAAACCAGAGACCCATCTTTACGTAGATGATTAGGATTGTGATCATTGTCTTCTTTTGTTACTTAGTAAAGTGTATCAATTTTAAGGGAAATTGCCCTGTTTATTCCAACGCATCATGGCTATGGCGGGGCGGGGCCCTGTGCTGATGCTGTTATATCGTACGTTATCGGACTGTTTGACCTTATTGAACTGCGGATATTTGAAATTGATTCTCCTTTTAATTACAAGTTAAACAATATCCGCAAGTGATTTTCATCTTGCATGGTCAACTATATTACAACATCAAGCTGATGGCATAACAAGGAAGATGCATCGTTATTAAGCCATTTGTTGACATAATTGATAAAACTCCCTTTATTCTTACATGACACAACACACAAATTCTCAGTGAAAATAGATAGGGATTGCTTCACCATGTCTTATAAACTATAAGAAAAGCCATCCTTTAAGAGTTGTTAGCTAAGACGGTGGGGCATGGGCAATGAAGGTTTAGGCGTATCAATGATAGTTAGGCTTCGTTGGTACTAAAAAATGAAGCTCGTGAGTGTGGAGCAGTGGTAGTGGTCCCCTAATCTCTTAATGAAACGTTAGTGACATTATTGcccaagttatttttaaaagagtgTAGATATTATAGGTAAAGGGAGGCAGAAGATCATGGATATTGGGAGAGGTCATGGGAATGGAAGGTTAGGAAAGTTTGATAGAGATGGAGTGATCATCCATCACAATTATTGTTAATGATGGATATGTTGGGTTCTTGAATATTATTTACACAgcagaaataataaaataaaattattcgagAGGTTTTAGAATCTTGTTAGAtaactttaaatttgtttagaGATTTATTACCTGAAGATCATCCAgttttaaataatactttaaagaCTGAGTTGTCGTAAATCACAAGCCATTCAATTATTTGGCATCCAACGGTAATCCACACAAACTATCAGTGAGAAATCTCCTAAATTCTTATTTAGAAAGGGATTGCTATGCCTAAATGTTAGATTAATATGCCCTATAGCCAATCGGTTAATTACatgtgatattattatattcatgtaaatacatatttattattaacaaaggcttaaattatctttattattcatataatattagattaatgaaactaatatttgatttatgaatctagagtaaagataaagttcatgagacaaaaatattttacaaataaaattataaagttgttaaaattatgagatttctattgcatcaaagcattgttcctaaaatgTTTATAGTCGATGCTTTTTTAAATACCAAACATTATTAGAGCCGTAGAGTCTggtacatattatgttctttccttCATGAAAGGAAGCAACTGTTCTTATAAGCAGAGGTATAAGAaatacctaaaactaatatgtaggtgtttgtCATAAGATATATACAATGAATTGATccgcatgagaatttcatatgaagagTTTACCTATGTCTATGGAAAGACTCATGACgattgtgtaagtgatccttagacttgagatcattaagtgatcttatatagagaatgttatgttttgatcctgTTACATGCTATTTTACTTGAGGCAATGAAATGACAAACATTTGGTAtatcatgaactatatgaagataCTCAAGtgaggattcatcaccctaggtgaattagaaaaaatattttcatctatttttaaataatattaattgagAAATCTTTGGTTCAGgtggaatgaaatttgaaaagggtttcaaatattattcaaaCAATCAATAACTATTATGTAAAGAACAATCATGATTTGACATGGCCGACATAAtccatgctttaatgttaaattgaaatattattgatgaaagtatattaattacactgagaaaccgGTCACTGaaaagttaagtcaaaccactaatgacttttctaatatttggggGATCATGACACGTTACTAGGCGATGCATctcattttcaattataaatta
This genomic interval from Populus nigra chromosome 11, ddPopNigr1.1, whole genome shotgun sequence contains the following:
- the LOC133706340 gene encoding cellulose synthase-like protein D3 isoform X1; this encodes MASRSFKGTRSNLSISSDAAESHKPPLPQTVTFGRRTSSGRYISYSRDDLDSELGSSEFMNYTVHLPPTPDNQPMDPSISQKVEEQYVSNSLFTGGFNSVTRAHLMDKVIESEASHPQMAGAKGSSCAISGCDAKVMSDERGVDILPCECDFKICRDCFIDAVKIGGGICPGCKEPYKNTELDEVAVDSGRPLPLPPPGTVSKMERRLSLMKSTKSALMRSQTGDFDHNRWLFETRGTYGYGNAIWPSDGGFGNGNDEEVGGPKELMNKPWRPLTRKLKIPAAIISPYRLLIFVRIVILALFLHWRIRHPNNDAIWLWGMSVVCEIWFAFSWLLDQLPKLCPINRATDLNVLKDKFETPSPSNPTGKSDLPGVDVFVSTADPEKEPPLVTANTILSILAADYPVEKLSCYVSDDGGALLTFEAMAEAASFANVWVPFCRKHDIEPRNPESYFSLKRDPYKNKVKQDFVKDRRRVKREYDEFKVRINSLPDSIRRRSDAYHAREEIKAMKLQKQHKDDGPVESVKIPKATWMADGTHWPGTWLNPAPEHSRGDHAGIIQVMLKPPSDEPLLGTSDETKIMDFTDVDIRLPLLVYVSREKRPGYDHNKKAGAMNALVRASAIMSNGPFILNLDCDHYIYNSQAMREGMCFMMDRGGDRLCYVQFPQRFEGIDPSDRYANHNTVFFDVNMRALDGLMGPVYVGTGCLFRRIALYGFDPPRAKEDHPDCCSCCFARRKKNSSVANTPEENRALRMGDYDDEEMNLSLLPKKFGNSTFLIDSIPVTEFQGRPLADHPAVKNGRPPGALTIPRELLDASTVAEAISVISCWYEDKTEWGNRVGWIYGSVTEDVVTGYRMHNRGWKSVYCVTKRDAFRGTAPINLTDRLHQVLRWATGSVEIFFSRNNALLASRRMKFLQRIAYLNVGIYPFTSIFLIVYCFLPALSLFSGQFIVQTLNVTFLAYLLIITLTLCLLAVLEIKWSGIDLEEWWRNEQFWLIGGTSAHLAAVLQGLLKVVAGIEISFTLTSKSGGDDVDDEFADLYVVKWTSLMIPPITIMMVNLIAIAVGFSRTIYSVIPQWSRLLGGVFFSFWVLAHLYPFAKGLMGRRGRTPTIVFVWSGLIAITISLLWVAINPPSGTTQIGGSFQFP
- the LOC133706340 gene encoding cellulose synthase-like protein D3 isoform X2, with amino-acid sequence MPCASCCISSYRLLIFVRIVILALFLHWRIRHPNNDAIWLWGMSVVCEIWFAFSWLLDQLPKLCPINRATDLNVLKDKFETPSPSNPTGKSDLPGVDVFVSTADPEKEPPLVTANTILSILAADYPVEKLSCYVSDDGGALLTFEAMAEAASFANVWVPFCRKHDIEPRNPESYFSLKRDPYKNKVKQDFVKDRRRVKREYDEFKVRINSLPDSIRRRSDAYHAREEIKAMKLQKQHKDDGPVESVKIPKATWMADGTHWPGTWLNPAPEHSRGDHAGIIQVMLKPPSDEPLLGTSDETKIMDFTDVDIRLPLLVYVSREKRPGYDHNKKAGAMNALVRASAIMSNGPFILNLDCDHYIYNSQAMREGMCFMMDRGGDRLCYVQFPQRFEGIDPSDRYANHNTVFFDVNMRALDGLMGPVYVGTGCLFRRIALYGFDPPRAKEDHPDCCSCCFARRKKNSSVANTPEENRALRMGDYDDEEMNLSLLPKKFGNSTFLIDSIPVTEFQGRPLADHPAVKNGRPPGALTIPRELLDASTVAEAISVISCWYEDKTEWGNRVGWIYGSVTEDVVTGYRMHNRGWKSVYCVTKRDAFRGTAPINLTDRLHQVLRWATGSVEIFFSRNNALLASRRMKFLQRIAYLNVGIYPFTSIFLIVYCFLPALSLFSGQFIVQTLNVTFLAYLLIITLTLCLLAVLEIKWSGIDLEEWWRNEQFWLIGGTSAHLAAVLQGLLKVVAGIEISFTLTSKSGGDDVDDEFADLYVVKWTSLMIPPITIMMVNLIAIAVGFSRTIYSVIPQWSRLLGGVFFSFWVLAHLYPFAKGLMGRRGRTPTIVFVWSGLIAITISLLWVAINPPSGTTQIGGSFQFP